A region of Leclercia adecarboxylata DNA encodes the following proteins:
- the manX gene encoding PTS mannose transporter subunit IIAB, with translation MTIAIVIGTHGWAAEQLLKTAEMLLGEQENVGWIDFVPGENAETLIEKYTAQLAKLDTSSGVLFLVDTWGGSPFNAASRIVVDKELHEVVAGVNIPMLVETLMARDDNPSFDELVALAVETGREGVKALKAKPVEKAAPVAAAAPAAVAKTATPLKPMGPNDYMQIGLARIDDRLIHGQVATRWTKETNVQRIIVVSDEVAADTVRKTLLTQVAPPGVTAHVVDVAKMIRVYNNPKYAGERVMLLFTNPTDVERIVEEGVKITSVNIGGMAYRQGKTQVNNAVSVDEKDIEAFKKLNDRGIELEVRKVSTDQKLKMMDLISKVAK, from the coding sequence GTGACTATTGCTATTGTTATAGGCACACATGGTTGGGCTGCAGAGCAGTTACTTAAAACCGCAGAAATGCTTTTAGGCGAACAGGAAAACGTCGGCTGGATCGATTTCGTTCCCGGTGAAAACGCCGAGACACTGATAGAGAAGTATACCGCTCAGCTGGCAAAGCTGGACACCAGCAGCGGCGTGCTGTTCCTTGTTGACACATGGGGCGGCAGTCCGTTCAACGCCGCAAGCCGCATTGTGGTTGATAAAGAGCTGCATGAAGTCGTGGCCGGGGTCAACATCCCGATGCTGGTTGAGACGCTGATGGCCCGTGACGACAACCCGAGCTTTGACGAGCTGGTTGCGCTGGCCGTCGAAACCGGTCGCGAAGGCGTGAAAGCGCTGAAAGCGAAACCGGTTGAAAAAGCCGCTCCTGTCGCTGCCGCCGCCCCTGCTGCCGTCGCGAAAACCGCCACCCCGCTTAAGCCAATGGGCCCCAATGATTATATGCAGATTGGCCTCGCGCGTATCGACGACCGTTTGATCCATGGTCAGGTCGCCACCCGCTGGACCAAAGAGACCAACGTGCAGCGCATCATTGTCGTCAGCGATGAAGTCGCCGCCGATACGGTTCGCAAAACCCTCCTTACTCAGGTCGCTCCGCCGGGCGTAACCGCCCACGTGGTGGACGTCGCCAAAATGATCCGCGTTTACAACAACCCGAAATATGCGGGTGAGCGCGTGATGCTGCTGTTTACCAACCCAACCGACGTCGAACGTATTGTTGAAGAAGGGGTGAAGATCACCTCCGTTAACATCGGTGGTATGGCTTACCGTCAGGGCAAAACGCAGGTGAACAATGCCGTGTCGGTGGACGAGAAAGACATTGAAGCGTTCAAAAAACTCAACGATCGCGGGATTGAGCTTGAAGTGCGTAAAGTCTCTACCGACCAGAAACTGAAAATGATGGATCTGATCAGCAAAGTGGCGAAATAA
- a CDS encoding PTS mannose/fructose/sorbose transporter subunit IIC — protein MEITTLQIVLVFIVACIAGMESVLDEFQFHRPLVACTLIGAVLGDMKTGIIIGGTLEMIALGWMNIGAAVAPDAALASIISTVLVIAGHQNIGAGIALAIPLAAAGQVLTIIVRTITVAFQHAADKAAENGNLTALSWIHVSSLFLQAMRIAIPAVIVAISVGTSEVQGMLNAIPEVVTSGLNIAGGMIVVVGYAMVINMMRAGYLMPFFYLGFVTAAFTNFNLVALGVIGAVMAILYIQLSPKYNRVAGTAQVAGNNDLDNELD, from the coding sequence ATGGAGATTACCACTCTTCAGATTGTGCTGGTGTTCATCGTCGCGTGTATAGCGGGTATGGAATCCGTACTAGATGAATTTCAGTTTCACCGTCCGCTGGTCGCCTGTACGTTAATCGGCGCCGTTCTCGGCGATATGAAAACCGGTATCATCATCGGTGGTACCCTGGAAATGATCGCCCTCGGCTGGATGAACATCGGTGCGGCTGTAGCGCCCGATGCGGCTCTCGCCTCCATCATCTCTACCGTGCTGGTTATCGCCGGCCACCAGAACATCGGTGCCGGTATTGCGCTGGCTATCCCACTGGCAGCAGCAGGCCAGGTACTGACCATCATCGTGCGTACTATCACCGTCGCGTTCCAGCATGCGGCAGATAAGGCGGCGGAAAATGGCAACCTGACGGCACTGTCTTGGATCCACGTTTCGTCCCTGTTCCTGCAGGCCATGCGTATCGCTATCCCGGCGGTCATCGTGGCAATCTCCGTCGGCACCAGCGAAGTTCAGGGCATGCTGAATGCCATTCCTGAAGTGGTCACCAGCGGTCTGAACATTGCAGGCGGCATGATCGTGGTCGTTGGTTATGCGATGGTCATCAACATGATGCGCGCAGGCTACCTGATGCCGTTCTTCTACCTCGGCTTTGTTACTGCGGCCTTCACCAACTTCAACCTGGTAGCACTGGGCGTGATTGGTGCAGTAATGGCTATCCTCTACATCCAGCTCAGCCCGAAATATAACCGCGTAGCCGGTACAGCGCAGGTTGCTGGTAATAACGATCTCGATAA